In Mucilaginibacter celer, one DNA window encodes the following:
- a CDS encoding VOC family protein: MRLKLLVVRTADMLKLVEFYQLLGFSFDYHKHGNSPYHYSVTIDGVVMEIYPLAKNQTMADSNLRLGFELDDFDSAMALLKQANTTFVSEPAQTDFGFMAVVVDPDGRRVELYRK; this comes from the coding sequence ATGAGGCTTAAACTACTGGTTGTACGCACCGCTGATATGCTTAAGCTGGTTGAGTTTTACCAGCTGCTTGGTTTTAGTTTTGACTACCATAAGCATGGTAATTCGCCTTATCATTATTCGGTTACTATCGACGGAGTGGTAATGGAGATTTATCCGCTTGCGAAAAATCAAACTATGGCCGATAGTAATTTGCGATTAGGTTTTGAGTTGGATGATTTTGATAGTGCTATGGCGCTATTAAAACAAGCGAATACAACTTTCGTTTCCGAACCGGCACAAACTGATTTTGGTTTTATGGCGGTGGTGGTTGATCCGGATGGCCGGAGGGTAGAATTATATAGAAAATAA